In the genome of Apodemus sylvaticus chromosome 2, mApoSyl1.1, whole genome shotgun sequence, one region contains:
- the LOC127679096 gene encoding zinc finger protein 239 isoform X4 — protein sequence MDEKPYKCDKCGKGFTRSSSLLVHHSVHTGEKPFKCDRCGKGFSQSSKLLIHQRVHTGEKPYECEECGMSFSQRSNLHIHQRVHTGERPYRCGECGKGFSQSSNLHIHRCTHTGEKPYQCYECGKGFSQSSDLRIHLRVHTGEKPYHCGKCGKGFSQSSKLLIHQRVHTGEKPYECSRCGKGFSQSSNLHIHQRVHRKELP from the coding sequence ATGGatgagaaaccttacaaatgtgaCAAGTGCGGGAAGGGCTTCACCAGGAGCTCAAGTCTGCTTGTCCACCATTCGGTCCATACAGGCGAGAAGCCTTTCAAGTGTGACAGGTGTGGGAAGGGCTTCAGCCAGAGTTCAAAGCTACTCATCCACCAGAGAGTCCACACTGGTGAGAAGCCGTATGAGTGTGAGGAGTGTGGTATGAGCTTCAGCCAGCGATCAAACCTGCACATTCACCAACGTGTCCACACGGGAGAGAGGCCCTACCGGTGCGGGGAGTGTGGGAAAGGCTTCAGCCAGAGCTCAAACCTCCACATCCACCGGTGCACCCACACCGGAGAGAAGCCCTACCAGTGCTATGAATGTGGGAAAGGCTTCAGTCAGAGTTCAGACCTTCGAATCCACCTCAGAGTCCACACTGGGGAAAAGCCCTACCACTGTGGCAAGTGTGGGAAGGGCTTCAGCCAGAGCTCCAAACTCCTCATCCATCAGAGAGtccacacaggagagaagccGTATGAATGCAGCAGATGTGGAAAAGGCTTCAGCCAGAGCTCGAACCTCCACATCCACCAGCGGGTTCACAGGAAGGAGCTTCCTTAA